From a region of the Teredinibacter turnerae genome:
- a CDS encoding PAAR domain-containing protein — protein sequence MGQPAAKQDDQVVGVDIHIVMIPSPGGPVPTPLPNPFSGKLDGELSGDVNIEGKAAATEGSTATNSPSHIPSGGNFQNQPDNKGTVKMGSSTVFINGKAAARAGDTVETCNDPSAAPVGSIIAVGTVFIG from the coding sequence ATGGGACAGCCAGCAGCAAAACAAGACGACCAGGTGGTGGGTGTGGACATCCACATTGTGATGATTCCTTCGCCTGGCGGGCCAGTGCCCACGCCACTGCCCAACCCGTTCAGCGGCAAGCTGGACGGCGAGTTGAGTGGCGACGTGAATATCGAGGGTAAAGCGGCGGCCACCGAAGGCAGTACCGCAACCAATTCGCCCTCACACATCCCCAGTGGGGGCAACTTTCAAAATCAACCGGACAACAAGGGCACGGTAAAAATGGGCAGCAGCACCGTGTTTATTAATGGCAAAGCCGCAGCACGCGCGGGCGATACGGTGGAAACCTGCAACGACCCCAGCGCCGCGCCAGTGGGCAGCATTATCGCGGTGGGAACCGTGTTTATCGGCTAG
- a CDS encoding phage baseplate assembly protein V translates to MSANLSLFDTIRCIVQEELMRARQAELAVVQEQHPHADEADTDNYACTVALRDSGIVLKQVPVATPHIGCAAIPEIGELVLVQFIGGDINAPVISGRLYNDEDRPPANAAQQMITHLPASASAEEALHLELNSGDTKSAMLNIGSAVKVQLADDDPAVTVNVGDGAAVITITPGGEITIESQSDMKFISAANLDLEASGDLNLKGATINLN, encoded by the coding sequence GTGAGCGCCAACCTCAGCCTGTTCGACACCATCCGCTGCATTGTGCAGGAAGAACTGATGCGCGCACGCCAGGCGGAACTTGCGGTAGTGCAGGAGCAACACCCCCACGCGGACGAAGCGGACACCGACAACTACGCCTGCACCGTGGCCCTGCGGGATTCCGGCATCGTGCTCAAACAGGTGCCGGTGGCAACCCCGCACATCGGTTGTGCCGCAATTCCAGAGATCGGCGAGCTGGTATTGGTGCAGTTTATTGGTGGCGACATCAATGCACCGGTGATCAGCGGGCGCCTGTACAACGATGAAGATCGGCCGCCCGCGAATGCGGCCCAGCAGATGATCACCCATCTCCCCGCCAGTGCCAGCGCTGAGGAAGCCCTGCACCTGGAGTTGAACAGCGGGGATACCAAGTCTGCAATGTTGAATATTGGCAGCGCAGTAAAAGTGCAGCTGGCGGACGACGACCCGGCAGTGACAGTAAACGTAGGCGATGGCGCCGCGGTGATCACCATCACGCCCGGGGGAGAAATCACCATTGAAAGCCAGAGTGATATGAAATTTATCAGCGCCGCCAACCTGGATCTGGAAGCCTCCGGCGACCTGAACCTGAAAGGCGCAACGATCAACCTCAACTAA
- a CDS encoding phage late control D family protein — protein MDAIMSLTDFLSSTDAPIAVRKPQAKVAFGAAAPSGLAIDIPLLSPAADPWARSLVSVVSRCALAPHVDIAHLQTASDTQAPAVALDDTGSIDLGYQDEGTHPVMHGHIHQLSLTTHNATTVTVANGGALLSQLRLNQSYEQQTAGDLVADLCNQAGVAMGTVESGIDYAFYVIDDRINAFQHIHRLARHCGYLAYFDTTGALYFGPAQAGAAVQSFSYHNDILRLSVRQSAGASAAVTVTGAGAAGTQGQDAWSWLVKDPAGVTAATGDGRARRYRAPALRSVDAVQACAAGLASASTTLALRGEIVTPGAPLVVVGSRIAISEAPGAEMNGEFLVTQVCHTYTKAAGFISVIQFTQSASNGSALLGGLL, from the coding sequence ATGGACGCAATTATGAGTTTGACGGATTTTCTCAGCAGTACCGATGCCCCCATCGCCGTGCGCAAACCGCAGGCGAAGGTCGCATTTGGCGCGGCGGCCCCCAGTGGCCTGGCGATCGATATCCCGCTGCTGAGCCCCGCCGCTGACCCCTGGGCGCGCAGTCTGGTTAGCGTTGTCAGCCGCTGCGCGCTGGCACCTCACGTGGACATTGCGCACCTGCAAACCGCGAGCGACACACAAGCGCCAGCAGTAGCCCTGGATGACACTGGCAGCATCGACCTGGGCTATCAAGATGAGGGCACGCACCCGGTGATGCATGGCCACATTCATCAGCTCAGTTTAACAACGCACAACGCCACCACAGTAACCGTTGCCAATGGCGGCGCCTTACTCAGCCAGCTGCGCCTGAACCAGAGCTACGAGCAGCAAACCGCCGGCGACCTGGTTGCCGACCTGTGCAATCAGGCAGGCGTTGCCATGGGCACGGTGGAGTCCGGCATCGACTACGCCTTTTACGTGATCGACGACCGCATCAACGCTTTCCAGCATATTCACCGTCTCGCCCGCCACTGCGGCTATCTGGCCTATTTCGATACCACCGGCGCACTCTATTTCGGGCCCGCCCAGGCCGGGGCCGCAGTACAAAGCTTCAGCTACCACAACGATATTCTGCGTTTGAGTGTACGGCAATCCGCCGGTGCCAGCGCCGCAGTGACGGTAACTGGCGCAGGTGCAGCGGGCACCCAGGGGCAGGACGCCTGGAGCTGGCTGGTGAAAGACCCGGCGGGTGTTACCGCCGCCACAGGTGATGGCCGCGCCCGCCGCTATCGCGCACCCGCGCTGCGCAGTGTAGACGCGGTGCAAGCCTGTGCCGCAGGGCTGGCCAGCGCAAGCACCACTTTGGCATTGCGCGGCGAAATAGTCACGCCGGGCGCGCCTCTGGTTGTTGTCGGCAGCCGCATTGCCATCAGCGAAGCGCCGGGGGCAGAGATGAACGGCGAATTCCTGGTAACCCAGGTATGCCATACGTACACCAAGGCCGCAGGCTTCATCAGTGTGATTCAGTTTACCCAATCGGCGAGCAACGGCAGTGCGTTGCTGGGCGGCCTGCTGTGA